GCAGATTGAAATTAAGAATTATCCGTTGCGGGGGTTGCGCCAGCCTGATGGAATTTCTGCGTTTACAGCAGGCGGAAAGACGTTTGTTCTAACGGCAAACGAAGGCGCTCCGGTCAATGATTACAAAGCCTGGACTGACGAGACTACGCCTATGGTGCTTTTGCAGAATGGCGTTTTGGACCCGAATGTTTTTACGGCCGAAGTCCTTGCGGATGTGAAGGGCGTTACGGTGAGCAATCTGGAACGTTGCAATGTGACGCCTAATAAAACCGAAAATGGCTTGTGCCCTTATATGTATAGCTTTGGAACTCGTTCAATTAGCATTTTTGATGGCGAATCAGGGCACTTGATGTGGGATTCCGGCGATGCGTTTGAACAGATGATGGCTAAGGTCGCTCCGTATTACTTTAACTGGAATTCCAAAAAAGGCAAAGTCAAGATGGATGCCCGCAGTGAAGATAAGGGCTGTGAACCGGAAAACGTGACGACTGGCATTGTGGGCGATAAACGCTATGCTTTTGTCGGGCTTGAACGTGCAAGTGCCATTGTTGTTCTTGATATTACGGGCACTGAAAATGGAAATTCCCCGAATGTTGTGGATTTCTATTTGAATCCTAAGGATAGGGGCCCGGAAGGGATCTTGTTTATCCCTGCAGAAAAGAGCCCGAATGGTGAACCGCTTTTGGTTGTCGGCTACGAATACAGTAAGACGCTTGCGGTTTACTCCGTGAAATAGAACTTAGAACTTAGCCCGCTTCGCTCTTAGAACTTAGAATATTGCTATCTCACTAAGTTCTGCCAACTCGCATCTTGTTTTACATTACTTTCTCAGGCCATGGGTGCTTTGGATAGCGACCGCGGAGTTCTTTGCGAACTTCGGCGTAGGTGTTCTGCCAGAAACTCGTGAGGTCCCATGTCTTTTGGATGGTGCGGAAGTTTGGCGCTAGAATGTCGTAACGCACTTTGAGCTTGCCATCTGCGATTTTATGCTCGCCGCGGAGCTGCATAAAGTCTTCGATGCGTGCGGAAATCTCGACGAGAACTCCATCTGCACTTTGTACAATTTTGCCGCTGCTCTGTTCATCGGCTGTTGCAACTTCTTGATAGCTGTAGCGGGCGCGCTTGCCGTTGGGGAGAACGTAATGATCGGGGAACGTTTTTTGCAGCCATGCGAGCATGGACTTCCCGAAGTAGTCTTCGACAATGTTGCGGTAACGGTCTTCGTTGATATCGCGCAAAAGGAAAATGCCGTCCGTGAGCTCGTTTAGGATAAGCTCCATGTCCTCGTCGTTGAAATCGGGTAGGCCGTATTCCGGATAAAGTTTTGCGGCAAGGCGCATCTTGATAAGGAGCGTTTGGATGTTTTCGGTGAGGTAACGGCCAGTCCAGTTTTCTTTTTCGAGCTTGTCGCGCCAAGCTTCGGCGGTAAGCTCTTTGAGTTTTTCGAGGACTTTGGGCGATGCTTCTTGCGGGAGAATTTCTTTGCGGCTCGTTTCTCGAATATCGCCGTTAGGGCTTTCGCTTTCGTGAATTTCGATGCCGATAAAGCGTTCTTGACCGCTGCGCCATAACAGTTCGTAACGGATATTTTCGATTTCGCCGCCGAGCAATTCTTTGGGCACTGGAGCGTAAAGGCTTACGCGCAGTTCGGATTTGCTGCCGCCACCTGTGCGGAGCATGGAGAGCGCGAGCAATGCGTAAGGCGGTTCTGACACTTGCAAACGGATGGTGTTGCCGTTGCTTAACTTGTAAACGTTACCGCTTGGTGTGGCGAGAGCGTCCGGGAAGGCGGCGAGAAGGCTTTGGGCTATGGCGTGAGTGTTGGGCTCGCCTTTTGCGATAGGCATACCTCTTCTCTCGTCTCTCGTCACTCGTCTCTCGTCTAAATTGTCTCTGTAATCGCGGAGTTGCTTTAGCGTAAACAAGACTTCTCGCGGAACGTTAATTGCTTTAGAAAGCGTATCGCTTGCGAGCGTGAGCAAGTTGAACGTGTTTTTTGACTTTTGGACAAATTCTGTTCCGGAATGAATCCACGCCATGGCGGCGAGGAGCAAGTCGGGGAGGTCTGCGGTGCTTGTTGCTTTTGCTAAAATCAATGCGAGCGGAATATTTGAAATTGGCGTTTGGATGGCGCGCTTTCCAAGTTCTGTGATGCGACCGCCTTGCAACATACCGAAGTTTTCGAGCATCGCGGTGGCGACTCTTTCGCGCGCTTCTGGAATCGCCGTAGGCAGTTTTATTTGAGATTGCTTCGCAATGACGTCATCATCAATTGTCACCCTGGAGCCGTTAGGCGATAGGGCCCATGAATCTTCGAGCGCTGCTTTTTGCAATAAAAGTTCCGAGGGCTCGATTTGCAAGACTTCGGGCACGATGCCTTGTGGCATGTGCTTCTCGGCATCTTCCGTCCAGAGGCGGATGGCACAACCGTTCTGTGTACGGCCGCTACGGCCACTGCGCTGGATGGCGTTCTGCAACGAAATCGGGAGCGTGCGGAGAACGTTCACTTTTTCGCTGTCGTCATATTCACTGACGCGCTCGATGCCGCTATCGACAACACCTGTAACGTTTGGCACCGTGATAGACGTTTCTGCAATGTTGGTCGTAAAGATGACGCGCGGCCGATCGGTTTCTTCGAAAATGCGGTCTTGCGTTTCGCGGTCTTGGCCGCCGTAGAGTTCAAGGAACTCGGCGACGTTGTCGCCCAGAGCTTCGCTCGCGGCGGTGTGACATTTGGCAATTTCTGCTTTACCCGGCAAGAATACGAGCGTTGTTTGCCAAACGTTGTTGCGGTACAAAGTGCGCAATGCACGGACAACTTCGTTTTCGATTCCCTGGCCTGCGCTGATGTTTACGCCTGCGGCGGGCTTTTGGTGAAGAATTTGTACAGGATAAAGCGGATGCCCGAGTTCCAGGCATTTGACGCCGAGCGCTTGTTCCATTTCTTCGCGGTTGAGTTTTGCACTCATGACGGCGATTCTCGGTGCTTTGATACTTTCACGACCTGATGCTTGGCTTGCGGCTTGCAATTTGAGCAAGTACGCAAAGAGCAAGTCCATGTCGGCTTTGCGTTCGTGGTATTCGTCGAAGATGACCCATTCCGCGTTCATTTTGCCGTGCAGAAGTTCCTGTAAAAAGTTACCGTACGTTTGGAACAAAATTCGCGTAGCGCTGGATTTGCAACTGTCCTGGCGGAACTGGTAACCGACGGTTTTGCCACACGGCTCGTTGTGGAGCTTTGCGGAGTACTGTGCGAGGGCGAGGGCTGCAATGCGTCTCGGCTGCAATACGACAATGCGCCCGCTAAAGTGCTTGCTCAAGAACCATGGGATGTACAAAGACTTACCGCTACCGGTGGGCGCTTCGACGAGCAAGTTGTTCGTCTTGTTGACGGCGTCTACGAGCTTTTGTTCTTCTTCGGCAATGGCTAAATCTTTGTACGTGCGCATTGTAGATATTCTCTTTAGGTCTCTTTAAAAAAGTTGACCCCGGCACAGTGACCGGGGCAAAATAAACTGGATCCTTCGAGGCTTCGCCTCTCAGGATGATGAGGGGCTTTTCTTTCTACCGCCTACTGTCTACTTCCTACTGATTATGCCTTCGGGTATCTCAGTTTTTCACCCGTTGCGACATCCATGTAAGGCGGCTTTCCTTCACGGAACTTCTGGTTGATGACCAAGTTCTGGAGTCTTCTCTTGATGCCAGCTTCGGTCTTGCAGAAGAAGAACACGACCTTGTTTGTTCCCGGAACTTGGAACACTGCGAGCTTAAACTTCTGGGATACTGCGCGACGGAAAAATTTGACATCTTCCTTTTTCGGGATGACCTGATCGCTGCCCGGTTTGATTTCGCAAACCATGTCGGCATCGGCGAGCAATGCCTTGGACTTTTGCTGGAGTGCGAGGAAGTTTGGTTCGGTACTCTTGCGGATGTTTTCCATGTTGAACGGGCTTCTGGCTTTTAAGCCTTTGAGCGCGCCACGGATGATAAAAAATAAAGCGACGACCACAATCAGAATAATCAGATAGGGCCAGTTGTTTGCGAAAAAGTCTAACATAATCACCTCAGTTTGAGTGACTCAAATATAGCAATTTTTATGAGTTTCGCCAAAATCGCTTGCGAATGCCTTTTGTATCTTTGATTCGTGAATTTTTTTGTGAAGACTTTTTTGTTGGCGGGGCTTGCTTCTGCCTTTGTATCTGCAAACGCTGCAGAGCAGGATTCTCTGCGTGTGGATTCTGACCAGTGCAGCGATGGTGCAAAAATCGAATCAATTGAGTTTGAAGGCTTGGAACATACGAAGCCTCATGTCGTGAGTCGCGAACTTACGCACAAGGTTGGGGGTTCTTTTTCTCAGAAGTCTTTTGAGTCGGAGAAACTTCGTCTCCAAGACTTGGACCTCTTTACGGATATTTACATTTCTTGTAAGTCCCTCTCGCCTCTCGTCTCTCGTCCCTCGTCTATAACACTCACGTATCACGTTAAGGAAATCTTCCGTTGGATTCCGTCGCCTGCTGGCAAAAAGACGGACCGCGATGGACTTATGCTCGGGCTTGCGCTTGCGAACTTGAATGTGCTGGGCGAAGACATCCGTGCCGAAGTGCAGTTCCGTACTGCCATTGACCCGTTCTTCGAAAATAACGAGTACGCCTTTTACGCAAGTTCCCCGTATTTGTTCGGGCTGCCGTTGGGCTGGAATTTTGAGTTCTTGCGGACGGATAGTTGGGACGACCTTCGAGGATTTCAGGATGCAACTTGGTTGCTTAGTTTAGATGTTAGCTGGAAATTGCTTTCGCATTTTTCGATTCTCGGAAAGACTGTGTACCGCTATCTTGAAAAAGGTCCTGGCGTGTTGCCTGAATTTGGGCTTGGCTTTGCTGTGGACTACCGCGATAGCGAACTTGATACGCGCAAGGGAATTTATTTTGAAAGCGATGTGACGCATGTGGGTGTTGGTGGCCGTCAAGGAGAGAACTTTGTTGAGTTTTTGGAAGATGCTCGTGCCTATTACACGTTTGGGCGTTTTGTCACGGGGGCGACCGCACTTGTTCGCTTGCGTCCGGGCGATGTAAAAAAATATGATTATTACTATCACGGCGGAGCAAATACGTTCCGTGGGCACGAGTCAGATTCGTTGCATTTGGGGGTCCATGAGATGCTTTTGACGTTGGAAGAACGTTTTGTTTTGCGCGAGCGCCGTCCGGCTTCGTTATGGGGTGTCAACTTCTTTTACGGAATCCAGCTGGTGGCGGGCTTAGATGCAAGTGTGCTTTGGGATAAAGGCGCTCCTGGCTGGAAAAATTATGAAGGCGCTGTCTATGGTGGCTTGCATGTCGTAATCCCGGCGCTGGACCGAATCCGTTTTGAAGTGGGTTACAGCCCAGACCATGGTGAACCGGTTTTTTATTTCGGACTCTTTGACAAGGTAACCTCGGCACGCTGGCGGAGTAGGTAATTTGGATTTGAAGACACTTTGGTAAAAAAAGACTTTACAATTTCCGAATAAATACTAAATTAGGGATTATATTTGTAATAAAAAGATAATGAGGCTCAAAGTGGGCCGACGGAGAATAAATGGCAATAAACTACTTGGATCTTCCAATTGGACGCAAGTATCCTTACGAAGTGGACTGCGTCGTGGAAATCGGCAAAGACACGAACTTGAAGTATGAATATGACGAACGCTTGCATGTGTTCCGTCTTGACCGTTGTCTTTTGAGCTCTATGAGCTATCCTTGCACGTATGGTTTTATTCCGAGCACCAAGGCTGACGATGGCGATGCTTTGGATATGCTCATTTACAGCCCGGCATCCATGATTACGGGTACGGTTTGCACGTGCCGTGTGATTGGTGCGCTTGACATGACCGACGGTGGCAAGAAAGACTACAAGGTCTTGGGCGTGCCGGTGTTCAACCCGCGTCCGTTCTGCGACATTACCGACGTGGACCAGATGTTCCTCCGCATTACGAAGAACTTCTTCCAGAACTATAAGGAGTTGGAAGGCAAGGATGTGCAAATTGGCGAATGGAAGGATGCTGCTTTTGCCCGCGAAAAGGTGATTGCTGCACACAAGGCTTACTTCCAGAACCAGGTGCAAGTACCGG
The sequence above is a segment of the Fibrobacter sp. UBA4297 genome. Coding sequences within it:
- a CDS encoding ATP-dependent helicase C-terminal domain-containing protein, whose product is MRTYKDLAIAEEEQKLVDAVNKTNNLLVEAPTGSGKSLYIPWFLSKHFSGRIVVLQPRRIAALALAQYSAKLHNEPCGKTVGYQFRQDSCKSSATRILFQTYGNFLQELLHGKMNAEWVIFDEYHERKADMDLLFAYLLKLQAASQASGRESIKAPRIAVMSAKLNREEMEQALGVKCLELGHPLYPVQILHQKPAAGVNISAGQGIENEVVRALRTLYRNNVWQTTLVFLPGKAEIAKCHTAASEALGDNVAEFLELYGGQDRETQDRIFEETDRPRVIFTTNIAETSITVPNVTGVVDSGIERVSEYDDSEKVNVLRTLPISLQNAIQRSGRSGRTQNGCAIRLWTEDAEKHMPQGIVPEVLQIEPSELLLQKAALEDSWALSPNGSRVTIDDDVIAKQSQIKLPTAIPEARERVATAMLENFGMLQGGRITELGKRAIQTPISNIPLALILAKATSTADLPDLLLAAMAWIHSGTEFVQKSKNTFNLLTLASDTLSKAINVPREVLFTLKQLRDYRDNLDERRVTRDERRGMPIAKGEPNTHAIAQSLLAAFPDALATPSGNVYKLSNGNTIRLQVSEPPYALLALSMLRTGGGSKSELRVSLYAPVPKELLGGEIENIRYELLWRSGQERFIGIEIHESESPNGDIRETSRKEILPQEASPKVLEKLKELTAEAWRDKLEKENWTGRYLTENIQTLLIKMRLAAKLYPEYGLPDFNDEDMELILNELTDGIFLLRDINEDRYRNIVEDYFGKSMLAWLQKTFPDHYVLPNGKRARYSYQEVATADEQSSGKIVQSADGVLVEISARIEDFMQLRGEHKIADGKLKVRYDILAPNFRTIQKTWDLTSFWQNTYAEVRKELRGRYPKHPWPEKVM
- a CDS encoding BamA/TamA family outer membrane protein; protein product: MKTFLLAGLASAFVSANAAEQDSLRVDSDQCSDGAKIESIEFEGLEHTKPHVVSRELTHKVGGSFSQKSFESEKLRLQDLDLFTDIYISCKSLSPLVSRPSSITLTYHVKEIFRWIPSPAGKKTDRDGLMLGLALANLNVLGEDIRAEVQFRTAIDPFFENNEYAFYASSPYLFGLPLGWNFEFLRTDSWDDLRGFQDATWLLSLDVSWKLLSHFSILGKTVYRYLEKGPGVLPEFGLGFAVDYRDSELDTRKGIYFESDVTHVGVGGRQGENFVEFLEDARAYYTFGRFVTGATALVRLRPGDVKKYDYYYHGGANTFRGHESDSLHLGVHEMLLTLEERFVLRERRPASLWGVNFFYGIQLVAGLDASVLWDKGAPGWKNYEGAVYGGLHVVIPALDRIRFEVGYSPDHGEPVFYFGLFDKVTSARWRSR
- a CDS encoding inorganic diphosphatase; translation: MAINYLDLPIGRKYPYEVDCVVEIGKDTNLKYEYDERLHVFRLDRCLLSSMSYPCTYGFIPSTKADDGDALDMLIYSPASMITGTVCTCRVIGALDMTDGGKKDYKVLGVPVFNPRPFCDITDVDQMFLRITKNFFQNYKELEGKDVQIGEWKDAAFAREKVIAAHKAYFQNQVQVPESCYQEPEHDEKITAEELI